One genomic region from Methanonatronarchaeum thermophilum encodes:
- a CDS encoding DUF1614 domain-containing protein, producing the protein MSRRILFLPLALPLLLLFFIIPFLLAYIVLSVGMVLGFSPLTTLLLYMAILIGSLVNIPITELKKQKTQKTSFFEDPFQNFNQNQLTTISINLGGALIPTLMSLYLILELSLNEILALLIALLIVIFVSKSFSRVVKGVGIAMPMLIPPITAVTASLLATILLGTGQTNLAIISFASGVLGVLIGADLLNLHKIKEMNTDMVSIGGAGTFDGIFLTGVFSVIFSIFFI; encoded by the coding sequence ATGAGCCGTAGAATACTCTTTTTACCACTAGCACTACCCTTGTTATTACTATTTTTCATAATCCCATTCCTACTAGCTTACATAGTCCTATCCGTGGGAATGGTTTTAGGATTCTCGCCACTCACCACACTACTACTATACATGGCTATCCTAATAGGAAGTCTAGTCAACATACCAATCACAGAACTAAAAAAACAAAAAACCCAAAAAACATCATTCTTTGAAGACCCTTTCCAAAACTTCAACCAAAACCAATTAACAACAATCAGCATCAACCTAGGAGGCGCATTGATACCAACCTTAATGTCATTATACCTAATCCTAGAACTATCACTAAACGAAATTCTCGCATTACTAATAGCGTTATTAATTGTGATATTTGTATCAAAATCATTCTCCAGAGTCGTTAAAGGCGTTGGAATCGCCATGCCAATGCTAATCCCACCGATAACAGCAGTAACAGCCTCACTACTCGCAACAATACTACTCGGAACCGGCCAAACAAACCTAGCAATCATATCATTCGCATCAGGCGTACTAGGAGTGCTAATAGGAGCAGACCTACTCAACCTACACAAAATAAAAGAAATGAATACAGATATGGTTAGTATAGGTGGAGCCGGAACATTCGACGGAATATTCCTGACAGGGGTATTCTCAGTAATATTCTCAATATTCTTCATATAA
- a CDS encoding glycosyltransferase yields the protein MGENSLKLDILILHDFFSNIGGAEWVAVEMARHYNAPIATFDPPTGDKRFKDIDFINLGKSQKYPSGYKETSVWIKNWINGILKKYDDYDLIIINKEWCKSAASATKTNSLYYCHTPDRHLYDLNNYTYNRLKKNHSLTSALIFKIWSPLMRIFDQRAVKKADKIVCNSKNVKKRIQKYYGLNPKVIYPPVDTKEFYFEKIGNYWLTVSRLNPVKRIEFLIKIFNETEETLKIVGPADREEELKKYKKLANDNIQFTGEISWRKLKKLYANCKATITVAKDEDFGLTPIESMASGKPVLAVNEGGYKETIINKKTGWLLPPKKERFKEKISKIDKQTIMSMKKNCQKNAEKFNKNKFFKNLDKTIKQLNINQKT from the coding sequence ATGGGAGAAAATAGTTTAAAACTAGATATATTGATACTACATGATTTTTTCTCAAATATAGGGGGGGCTGAATGGGTAGCAGTAGAAATGGCAAGACATTACAATGCCCCAATCGCTACTTTTGACCCACCAACAGGAGATAAAAGATTCAAAGACATAGATTTCATAAACCTTGGCAAATCCCAAAAATACCCATCAGGATACAAGGAAACAAGTGTTTGGATTAAAAACTGGATAAATGGAATACTAAAAAAATACGATGATTACGATTTAATAATAATAAATAAAGAGTGGTGCAAAAGCGCAGCTAGCGCTACTAAAACAAATAGCCTTTATTATTGTCACACCCCAGATAGACATCTATACGATTTAAATAATTATACTTACAACAGACTCAAAAAAAATCACTCTTTAACGTCAGCTTTAATCTTTAAGATATGGAGTCCTTTAATGAGAATATTTGACCAGAGAGCAGTAAAAAAGGCTGATAAAATTGTTTGTAACAGTAAAAATGTAAAAAAAAGAATACAAAAATACTATGGACTAAACCCAAAAGTAATCTATCCTCCAGTAGACACAAAAGAATTTTACTTCGAAAAAATAGGGAATTATTGGTTAACTGTTAGCAGGCTTAATCCAGTCAAAAGAATCGAATTCCTAATAAAAATTTTCAATGAAACAGAAGAAACACTAAAAATAGTCGGACCCGCAGATAGAGAAGAAGAATTAAAAAAATACAAGAAATTAGCAAACGATAACATCCAATTCACCGGAGAAATAAGCTGGCGCAAACTAAAAAAATTATATGCTAACTGCAAAGCTACCATAACTGTAGCAAAAGACGAAGACTTCGGTTTAACACCAATAGAATCAATGGCCTCCGGAAAACCAGTTCTCGCAGTGAACGAAGGCGGATACAAAGAAACAATTATCAATAAAAAAACTGGATGGCTACTACCACCAAAAAAAGAGAGATTCAAAGAAAAAATAAGTAAAATTGACAAACAAACAATAATGTCAATGAAAAAAAACTGTCAAAAAAATGCCGAAAAATTCAATAAAAACAAATTCTTCAAAAACCTAGACAAAACCATTAAACAACTAAATATAAACCAAAAAACCTAA
- a CDS encoding GDP-mannose 4,6-dehydratase, translating to MKALITGSAGFIGSHLSQRLLEEGYDVVGIDNLNDYYPSFIKKKNVELCNDFSRNLDSKFNFVEGDILNQSIMEEVFDEFNFELVFHQAAQAGVRYSVENPIEPNNINVNGTLNLLETSRKNDVRLFINASSSSVYGETKYLPFDEKHPKTPKSPYGVSKLASEQYCRVFNELYDINTVSLRYFTVYGPRMRPDMAISNFVRRCLNNKSPIIYGNGKQTRDFTYIQDVTKANIELISKKEAQGEIINIGSGENISIKKLAKEIIKETNLEKEPIYSEKKKGDVKNTYADIKKAKKLINYEPKFGIKEGIKKYIDWYKKNKDWYKNNK from the coding sequence ATGAAAGCATTAATAACTGGTTCGGCAGGGTTTATAGGTTCTCATCTTTCCCAAAGATTATTAGAAGAAGGTTATGATGTCGTTGGAATAGATAATTTAAACGATTATTATCCCTCTTTTATAAAAAAGAAAAATGTTGAGTTGTGTAATGATTTTTCAAGAAACCTTGATTCTAAATTTAATTTTGTTGAAGGCGACATCTTAAATCAGAGTATAATGGAGGAGGTTTTTGATGAATTTAATTTTGAATTAGTTTTTCATCAGGCTGCGCAAGCAGGAGTTAGATATTCAGTTGAAAATCCAATAGAACCTAATAATATAAATGTAAACGGTACACTGAATCTACTTGAAACTTCACGAAAAAACGATGTAAGGCTATTTATAAACGCTTCATCTTCATCTGTTTATGGCGAAACAAAATATTTACCATTTGATGAAAAACACCCTAAAACCCCTAAAAGCCCATATGGAGTAAGTAAACTGGCTTCAGAGCAATATTGCAGGGTTTTTAATGAATTATACGATATAAACACAGTCTCACTAAGATATTTCACAGTATATGGCCCTCGAATGAGACCCGACATGGCTATATCAAATTTCGTTAGAAGATGCCTAAATAATAAAAGCCCAATCATATATGGAAATGGAAAACAAACAAGAGATTTCACATACATACAAGACGTTACCAAAGCAAATATCGAGTTGATTAGTAAAAAAGAGGCCCAGGGTGAAATAATAAACATTGGATCTGGAGAAAATATATCCATTAAAAAACTAGCAAAAGAAATAATTAAAGAAACTAATTTAGAAAAAGAACCAATTTACTCTGAAAAAAAGAAGGGAGATGTAAAAAACACTTACGCAGATATCAAAAAAGCAAAAAAACTAATCAACTACGAACCAAAATTTGGGATCAAAGAGGGAATAAAAAAATACATAGATTGGTATAAAAAAAATAAGGATTGGTATAAAAATAATAAATAA
- a CDS encoding glycosyltransferase, producing the protein MKGNNIDVSIFIPEFAGGGVSQVFLKIAKELSKDMDVEIVTAIDNNSMKYEFVGDIDVHTLKSSKVRYSVFKLARYLRDRKPEYLVSAMNQANVVALIASKMSRTPVKNIVSIRNNTSELLKNENNLSSRVLPFFIKRTYRWADEIIPNSRGVARDISEISGIPVKEMKVIHNPVVDSDLQEKASEGVEHRFFKSDKTVILGVGRLHRQKDFKTLIEAFKLLNHKKESRLLILGEGEKRKELENLIQKLNLDKYVDMPGYAENPYKYMKNSTVFVLSSRWEGLPNVLIEAMATGTPVVSTDCLSGPSEILKNGEYGELVPVGDSEKLAKAILSTLENPTEEQKLIRRSNDFNAKKCINQFKELIKT; encoded by the coding sequence ATGAAGGGAAATAACATTGATGTTTCTATTTTCATACCAGAGTTTGCTGGGGGTGGTGTTAGTCAGGTTTTTTTAAAGATTGCTAAAGAACTTTCGAAAGATATGGATGTAGAGATTGTTACTGCTATCGATAATAATTCTATGAAATATGAGTTTGTTGGTGATATTGATGTTCATACTCTTAAATCTAGTAAAGTTAGATATTCTGTTTTTAAACTTGCTAGATATTTAAGGGACCGCAAACCTGAATATCTTGTTTCTGCGATGAATCAAGCGAATGTGGTTGCCCTTATAGCTTCTAAAATGTCGAGAACTCCAGTTAAAAATATTGTCTCGATTAGAAATAATACTTCTGAACTCCTAAAAAATGAAAATAACTTGAGCTCTAGAGTTTTACCTTTTTTTATTAAGCGTACCTATAGGTGGGCTGATGAAATCATCCCTAATTCGAGAGGTGTTGCGAGGGATATTAGTGAAATTTCAGGTATACCAGTGAAAGAAATGAAAGTTATTCATAACCCTGTGGTTGATTCTGATTTACAAGAAAAAGCAAGTGAAGGTGTGGAACATCGATTCTTTAAATCTGACAAAACTGTTATTCTGGGTGTAGGTAGACTTCATAGACAAAAAGATTTTAAAACACTTATAGAGGCTTTTAAATTACTTAACCACAAAAAAGAATCAAGATTACTAATATTAGGTGAAGGAGAAAAAAGAAAGGAACTAGAAAACCTCATACAAAAACTAAATCTTGATAAATATGTAGATATGCCAGGGTATGCCGAAAATCCATATAAATACATGAAAAACTCAACTGTATTTGTACTTTCATCCAGATGGGAAGGCCTTCCAAATGTATTGATCGAAGCTATGGCAACAGGAACACCTGTAGTATCAACAGACTGCCTTTCCGGTCCATCAGAAATACTAAAAAACGGAGAATACGGTGAATTAGTACCTGTAGGAGATTCAGAAAAACTAGCAAAAGCAATATTAAGTACTTTAGAAAATCCTACTGAAGAACAGAAGTTAATTCGGAGGTCAAATGACTTTAATGCTAAAAAGTGTATCAACCAATTCAAAGAGCTAATAAAAACTTGA
- a CDS encoding helix-hairpin-helix domain-containing protein yields MNNFPLLKLLLSNECNFDCKYCNNRCRNKSTSINPKKVAKLTNQLYTNNRICGLFLSSGVYSDPEDVMEDLIYTAKLSREQGFDGYIHLKAMPGCSKDQIERASIIADRLSINIEGPTRSHLSELCSVKDLKIDIERRQRWIDEQDVGQSTQFVVGALDETDKEIINKSVELYEKFDLNRVYFSGFKPLKDTPLESSSGVERHRVGRLYQSDWLLRVYKYQPKELLKITENGMLPNIDPKLEIAKKKRRINIKKASEKQLMRVPGIGPKTAKKIQDKKQEIQSLSDLKSMGVPEKTIPFIELDGEKQKRITDF; encoded by the coding sequence ATGAATAACTTTCCATTACTAAAATTGTTACTATCTAATGAATGCAATTTTGACTGTAAGTACTGCAATAATCGCTGTAGAAATAAAAGCACATCAATAAATCCCAAAAAGGTCGCTAAACTCACAAACCAACTATACACCAATAATAGGATTTGTGGTTTATTTTTATCTAGCGGTGTTTATAGTGATCCTGAAGATGTTATGGAAGACCTAATCTATACAGCGAAGCTTTCTAGAGAACAGGGTTTCGATGGTTATATTCATCTTAAGGCTATGCCTGGTTGTTCGAAAGACCAGATCGAAAGAGCCTCCATAATTGCAGACAGGCTAAGTATAAATATCGAGGGGCCAACCAGATCTCATTTATCAGAGCTTTGCTCTGTAAAAGACCTAAAAATCGATATTGAGCGACGTCAAAGGTGGATAGATGAGCAGGATGTGGGTCAGTCAACCCAGTTTGTAGTTGGAGCGTTGGATGAAACAGACAAAGAAATAATAAATAAATCCGTTGAATTATACGAGAAATTCGATTTAAACCGAGTTTATTTCTCCGGCTTCAAACCACTCAAAGACACACCACTAGAAAGTTCTTCAGGGGTTGAAAGACATAGGGTTGGACGTCTATACCAATCGGACTGGTTATTACGGGTATATAAATATCAACCCAAAGAACTACTTAAAATAACTGAAAACGGAATGCTTCCAAATATAGATCCAAAACTCGAAATCGCCAAGAAAAAAAGAAGAATCAACATCAAAAAAGCAAGTGAAAAACAACTAATGCGAGTACCGGGAATCGGACCTAAAACAGCCAAAAAAATACAAGATAAAAAACAAGAAATACAAAGCCTATCAGATTTAAAATCTATGGGTGTTCCTGAGAAGACAATTCCATTTATAGAGTTAGATGGAGAAAAACAAAAAAGAATCACAGATTTTTAA
- a CDS encoding FumA C-terminus/TtdB family hydratase beta subunit, with protein sequence MTKKIKLTTPLKTKDVKNLQVGDQVELSGKIYTARDSAHKRILNNQLDFDLDGAVIYHCGPLMKKNDGWSVVAAGPTTSTRLSKFIPKLLKKHNVRAMIGKGGLNNQAIESLKEHNSVYLAFPGGCAALAADYIEEVIDVKWLDLGMPEAVWKLKIKDFPTTVAIDTKGNKLYKQNKK encoded by the coding sequence ATGACTAAAAAAATTAAACTAACAACCCCACTCAAAACAAAAGACGTTAAAAACCTCCAGGTTGGAGATCAAGTAGAGCTCTCCGGAAAAATCTATACAGCTAGGGACTCCGCGCACAAACGAATTCTAAACAACCAACTGGATTTCGATTTAGATGGAGCGGTGATATACCACTGTGGCCCACTAATGAAAAAAAATGATGGGTGGAGTGTTGTAGCTGCAGGCCCAACAACAAGCACCCGACTAAGCAAATTCATACCAAAACTCCTAAAAAAACATAATGTCAGAGCTATGATCGGAAAAGGCGGCCTAAATAACCAGGCAATAGAATCTCTAAAGGAACATAACTCGGTTTACCTTGCTTTTCCAGGAGGATGCGCAGCACTAGCCGCAGACTACATCGAAGAAGTAATAGATGTCAAGTGGCTAGACTTAGGGATGCCTGAAGCAGTATGGAAACTCAAAATCAAAGACTTCCCAACAACAGTAGCAATAGACACAAAAGGAAACAAACTCTACAAACAAAATAAAAAATGA
- a CDS encoding fumarate hydratase: MTDLRKKLAEEASQLIQEAETQLPGWAEQRLKKAYHEEEGVAETQIKNILRNLEIAREKNKPICQDTGLITFYIEVGRDLQIDFSIQDALEQAVKDATGELPMRPSIVNPLTRKNTEDNTGQGVPHIEYQPMEGDEIKLTVLIKGGGSENVARQKMFLPDEANEIPGWVVDMVKEAGAKPCPPIYIGLGIGGGLDISAKLAKKALIKEPNTSKGEIGKMENKILKKVNQLEVGPMGLGGNTTALGVSIETASCHTASLPVALNVQCWATRTATTTIEAPK, encoded by the coding sequence ATGACCGACCTTCGGAAAAAACTGGCAGAAGAAGCTAGCCAATTGATACAGGAAGCGGAAACACAATTACCTGGGTGGGCTGAACAAAGACTAAAAAAAGCCTACCATGAAGAAGAGGGTGTAGCTGAAACTCAGATTAAAAACATCCTCAGAAACCTAGAGATAGCTAGAGAGAAAAACAAACCAATCTGCCAGGACACAGGCCTAATCACATTCTACATTGAAGTAGGAAGAGACCTGCAGATAGATTTCTCGATTCAAGATGCTTTAGAACAAGCTGTCAAGGATGCGACCGGGGAATTGCCTATGCGTCCCAGCATTGTAAATCCATTAACCAGAAAAAATACAGAAGATAACACTGGCCAAGGAGTTCCACACATCGAATACCAACCGATGGAAGGCGATGAAATAAAATTAACTGTTCTTATCAAGGGTGGTGGCTCAGAGAATGTTGCAAGACAAAAAATGTTTTTACCCGATGAGGCAAACGAAATCCCAGGTTGGGTGGTAGATATGGTTAAGGAGGCGGGAGCTAAACCCTGCCCACCCATATACATTGGTTTAGGGATTGGTGGGGGCTTAGATATATCTGCGAAACTCGCTAAAAAAGCATTGATCAAAGAACCCAACACCAGTAAAGGGGAGATAGGCAAGATGGAAAACAAAATCCTAAAAAAAGTAAATCAGTTGGAGGTTGGTCCGATGGGGCTCGGAGGAAATACAACCGCCCTCGGAGTCTCGATAGAAACCGCCTCCTGCCATACTGCTTCCCTCCCAGTCGCATTAAACGTACAGTGTTGGGCAACAAGAACAGCAACAACAACCATAGAGGCCCCGAAATGA
- a CDS encoding aspartate kinase codes for MSSLDRVVMKFGGTSVKDAEMIKKVALITKEKYNEGVEVVVVVSAMSGTTDQLLQIGENLKKRKKQKAHDLINQIEDRHKETAQKLLSNNDLVDSVLGEVDEIIGELRLLAEEMDNFIDRSFDYLMSFGERLSAPIVSAALQDNDVPSTHLTGREAGVITNQCYGSAIPLSESNKRIKESVLPLLNESIPVITGFIGCSKNGDITTLGRGGSDYSASTIGRAIEADEIWIWTDVDGLLTTDPRVVQDAQTLKRISYREAMELSFFGAEVLHPKSIEPAIEKNIPVRVKNTFNPSFEGTLIVKDEEKIEGVVKGVSAERDVALVNISGIDIIGTPGVAADAFSALAESDINVIMISTGSSEPIISLLVKEDDLNEARISLENKFSRNKIENVTTDNEVSVITVVGSGMAGTPGVAGKVFTAIGEEKINIIMISQGSSEYNISFVIRNNETDKALRKIHNVFDLDKLSK; via the coding sequence ATGTCTAGTCTGGATAGAGTTGTCATGAAGTTCGGCGGTACAAGCGTAAAGGACGCCGAAATGATAAAAAAAGTCGCCTTAATAACCAAAGAGAAATATAATGAAGGAGTCGAGGTCGTAGTTGTAGTCTCAGCTATGTCCGGAACCACCGACCAACTACTACAGATCGGCGAAAACCTCAAAAAAAGAAAAAAACAAAAAGCCCATGACTTGATCAATCAGATTGAAGATCGGCATAAAGAAACCGCTCAAAAACTTCTATCTAACAATGATTTAGTTGATAGTGTTCTGGGTGAGGTAGATGAGATTATTGGTGAACTTCGGTTGTTGGCTGAGGAGATGGATAATTTTATAGACCGTTCTTTCGATTACTTAATGTCCTTTGGTGAAAGGCTTTCCGCACCTATAGTGAGTGCAGCTCTCCAAGACAATGATGTGCCTTCAACGCACCTAACTGGACGTGAAGCAGGCGTCATAACCAATCAGTGTTATGGTAGTGCTATCCCACTCTCAGAAAGCAACAAAAGAATCAAAGAAAGCGTTTTACCTCTTTTAAATGAAAGTATACCTGTTATCACCGGTTTTATAGGTTGCTCTAAAAATGGAGATATTACGACTCTCGGTCGGGGTGGAAGTGATTACTCTGCATCCACAATAGGCCGAGCAATCGAAGCAGATGAAATATGGATATGGACAGACGTAGACGGATTACTAACCACAGATCCACGCGTTGTTCAAGATGCTCAAACTCTAAAGCGGATCTCATATCGTGAAGCCATGGAGTTATCTTTCTTTGGAGCAGAAGTCCTACATCCAAAAAGCATAGAGCCAGCAATAGAAAAAAACATACCAGTACGAGTTAAAAACACATTTAATCCCAGTTTTGAAGGCACCTTGATAGTTAAAGATGAAGAGAAGATAGAAGGAGTGGTTAAAGGGGTTTCAGCTGAACGTGACGTCGCACTAGTAAACATAAGTGGAATAGATATAATAGGGACTCCTGGAGTTGCTGCGGATGCTTTTAGCGCTCTTGCTGAATCAGATATAAATGTAATCATGATTAGTACAGGTTCTTCAGAGCCAATCATATCTTTATTAGTAAAAGAAGATGATTTAAACGAAGCTAGAATTTCATTAGAAAATAAATTTTCAAGAAACAAAATAGAGAATGTAACCACTGACAACGAGGTTTCAGTCATTACCGTTGTGGGTAGCGGTATGGCTGGTACTCCTGGAGTTGCTGGCAAAGTATTTACTGCCATTGGTGAAGAAAAAATAAACATAATAATGATAAGCCAAGGATCATCTGAATACAATATTTCGTTCGTAATTAGAAATAATGAAACGGATAAAGCACTTAGAAAAATACATAATGTTTTTGATTTAGATAAACTTTCAAAGTAA
- a CDS encoding glycosyltransferase family 4 protein yields the protein MDTIVLSLKLDKLGGAERVVIQECNFLNENGHNVYLLTSKISSKVLEDYDLSSDVKVICLNGDSIIRHSLHIRSILRDIQPDFVNIHYKEAEFYLAQLGFSEKPKIYIQVHGSPFWFKNNSNLAPHLKKEEVNTILKEKHMEFQKNIPKSPSVHLLKVYLHEFFKEKAYKSANIVFATTPQVKHEIKALYGIDSKVIYEGISNSWINQKPIKINLTDHEYSILTVSRLDERKRIDILINAMKEVDIDAELIIVGKGEDKDRLKKIVKKQNLEKKVRFEGYIPDEKLPNYYASADLFATTGWISYGLTPLEAYLMNTKVLISEDVGAKYVLDGLNGVKVIKNKENISDKIEELLVTKVENFDTHKIPRWNQYCNKKFKKVI from the coding sequence ATGGATACCATAGTTCTTTCGTTAAAATTAGATAAATTAGGTGGAGCTGAAAGAGTTGTTATACAAGAATGTAATTTCTTAAATGAAAATGGCCATAATGTATACTTATTGACCTCAAAAATTAGTTCTAAAGTTCTAGAAGATTATGATTTAAGTTCAGATGTTAAAGTTATTTGCCTAAATGGAGATAGCATAATAAGACATTCATTACATATAAGATCTATTCTTAGAGATATTCAACCTGACTTTGTTAATATACATTACAAAGAAGCAGAGTTTTACCTTGCACAACTAGGTTTTTCTGAAAAACCCAAAATATATATTCAAGTGCATGGTTCACCATTTTGGTTCAAAAATAATTCTAATTTAGCCCCTCATCTAAAAAAAGAAGAAGTTAATACAATTTTGAAGGAAAAACACATGGAATTCCAAAAAAACATACCTAAATCTCCATCTGTGCATCTACTTAAAGTATATTTACATGAATTTTTTAAAGAAAAGGCTTATAAATCAGCTAATATAGTTTTTGCAACAACTCCACAAGTAAAACACGAAATAAAAGCCTTGTATGGTATTGATTCAAAAGTAATTTATGAAGGAATATCGAACTCTTGGATTAATCAAAAACCAATTAAAATCAATTTAACAGATCATGAATATAGTATTTTAACTGTTAGTCGTTTAGACGAAAGAAAAAGGATAGATATATTAATAAATGCTATGAAAGAAGTAGATATTGATGCAGAGTTAATAATAGTAGGAAAAGGTGAGGATAAAGACAGACTTAAAAAAATTGTAAAAAAACAAAATTTAGAGAAGAAAGTTCGTTTTGAAGGATATATACCAGATGAAAAACTACCAAACTACTACGCCTCTGCTGACCTGTTTGCAACTACAGGGTGGATATCTTATGGTTTAACACCTCTAGAAGCATATTTAATGAATACAAAAGTATTAATTTCAGAAGATGTTGGTGCAAAATACGTGCTTGATGGTCTAAATGGGGTTAAAGTAATTAAAAATAAAGAAAACATTTCAGATAAAATAGAAGAATTATTAGTAACCAAAGTCGAAAATTTCGATACCCATAAAATTCCTAGATGGAATCAATATTGCAATAAAAAATTCAAAAAAGTTATATGA
- a CDS encoding FkbM family methyltransferase has translation MIILSIFYQGIKKFKKDGFIGLIKGIIRFLYVNYIRKLLPSTGNWKTIRGIRIGSQKYREKPLDEFLLEESPSPTQKHKKENEELIKKFVKKGDNVVIVGGGDGITTVTAAKKVGEQGLVTVYEGSKNQINILNKTIELNEIKKQVKIEHKLVGNPKKLKGSSGSAKKISPHQLPDCDILEMDCEGSEIEIIKKMKIRPSIIIVETHPKFGSPTPTIKYYLSKIGYDCIDLKPDRVSGDVVVFKLNKQINKF, from the coding sequence ATGATTATCTTGAGTATCTTTTATCAAGGAATCAAAAAATTCAAAAAAGATGGTTTTATTGGTTTAATTAAAGGTATAATTAGATTTTTATATGTAAATTATATTCGTAAGTTACTCCCATCTACTGGCAATTGGAAAACGATTCGTGGTATAAGGATAGGTTCTCAGAAATACAGGGAAAAACCATTAGATGAATTTCTTTTAGAAGAATCCCCATCACCCACTCAGAAGCATAAAAAAGAAAATGAAGAATTAATAAAAAAATTTGTCAAGAAAGGGGATAACGTAGTTATAGTTGGAGGGGGAGATGGAATAACTACAGTAACGGCAGCAAAAAAGGTCGGTGAACAAGGATTAGTTACAGTTTACGAGGGATCAAAAAACCAAATTAACATTCTCAATAAAACAATTGAACTAAATGAAATAAAAAAACAAGTAAAAATAGAACACAAATTAGTAGGAAATCCAAAGAAACTAAAAGGTAGTTCAGGATCTGCTAAAAAAATATCTCCTCATCAACTCCCTGACTGTGATATACTAGAAATGGATTGCGAAGGCTCAGAAATTGAAATTATAAAAAAAATGAAAATCAGACCAAGTATTATAATCGTCGAAACACATCCAAAATTTGGCTCCCCCACCCCAACTATTAAATATTACCTCAGTAAAATTGGATACGATTGTATAGACTTAAAGCCCGATAGGGTATCTGGGGATGTAGTAGTTTTTAAACTTAATAAACAAATAAATAAATTTTGA
- a CDS encoding dCTP deaminase — MAILSESKIREKIEENALLIEPFSDGCLQPASYDLRVDQDYVLRGHCLVSSLETVGLPMDVAGLVRMRSTFGREGVFLSGGYIDPGYKGDITLCLFNAGDSVEIGEGERIAQIVFFDVVGETGGYSGSYQNSCGVTKSKR, encoded by the coding sequence ATGGCAATTTTATCAGAATCTAAAATACGGGAAAAAATCGAGGAAAATGCGTTGTTGATTGAGCCTTTTTCTGATGGTTGTTTGCAGCCTGCTTCTTATGACCTACGGGTAGATCAAGATTATGTTCTTAGAGGTCATTGTTTGGTTAGTAGTTTGGAGACTGTTGGTTTGCCTATGGATGTTGCTGGGTTGGTTAGGATGCGTTCTACTTTTGGCCGTGAGGGTGTTTTTTTGAGTGGGGGTTATATTGACCCTGGTTACAAAGGCGATATTACGTTGTGTCTTTTTAATGCTGGTGATTCTGTGGAGATTGGGGAGGGGGAGCGTATTGCTCAAATAGTTTTTTTTGATGTTGTTGGTGAGACTGGGGGGTATAGTGGTAGTTATCAGAATTCGTGTGGTGTAACCAAATCTAAGAGGTGA
- a CDS encoding Lrp/AsnC family transcriptional regulator: protein MNIDETDKKILKELQKDARKSYRKIAEQTDISEGTAYNRIKKMQQNKIIQGYTPDIDYQKLGYDLTTIIGITGEGSQLQDLEQEIAENPHVTAVYDVTGQYDAITIAKFQNRKQLNQFIKQILKRKDVKKTYTMLTLNTIKEKHQIKL from the coding sequence ATGAACATAGATGAAACAGACAAAAAAATACTCAAAGAACTCCAAAAAGACGCACGAAAAAGCTACAGAAAAATCGCAGAACAAACCGACATCTCAGAAGGCACAGCATACAACCGAATCAAAAAAATGCAACAAAACAAAATAATACAAGGATACACTCCAGACATAGACTACCAAAAACTAGGATACGACCTAACAACAATAATCGGAATAACAGGAGAAGGAAGCCAACTACAAGACCTAGAACAAGAAATAGCAGAAAACCCCCACGTAACAGCAGTATACGACGTAACAGGCCAATACGACGCAATAACAATCGCCAAATTCCAAAACCGAAAACAACTAAACCAATTCATAAAACAAATACTCAAACGCAAAGACGTAAAAAAAACATACACAATGCTCACACTAAACACAATAAAAGAAAAACACCAAATCAAACTATAA